Genomic window (Prosthecobacter fusiformis):
CCGGTCTGTGTGAAATCGTCATCTACGAAACTCCCACCGCTCGCTGCGTCTTCCGTGGTGAGTTCTAACATCCGACCTAGTTACAACCAAAGCAATCCAGCCTAAAAACGGGAATTGAAAAGTTGTCGGAGCACACGGGATCGGTTGGATGGTAGAGGGTAGCCAAAACGCTGCTTTGACAGGAGCGTTTCCCCCGCTCCCGGAGGGAGCATGGAAAATAGCCGGTAGTGGAGGTCGCGCAGCGGCCGGGAACCACCGGAGAGACGACCCCGATGTGCAAATCCCCAGGGCGTCCCGGAGGGACGCTGAAGGCCTATGCCTGACACCAGACGTGCCTCATTCACACCACGATTCCGGCGCGCGTTGGACCCTACCAGGTTCCAAGCACCAGATCGTTTTACCAAGTCCCGGTGCCTGCGACTTCCATTGGCTCCTTGAAAGCAGCCTGAGGTGAAAATCACGACAGATCAATAACCTCTGGAGCTTCTTACCAGGGGCTGACTACATTAGCGAAATACCGGAGAGAGCAAAAACGGACTCGATTTGCGCACACCTGAATTTGTTACCTTCTGCGTCTTGAAATGAGTGCGCTTGCCGCGCACGTTTTCCACTCTGGCGGCAGAGTTTCTGAATCCGCCCGAGACTTTGCGTGAAGTCACACGGTTAAACGTGAAATCCATTTTCCGCAGACTCTGAACAAGCAGAACGATCAAAGCGGAGTTCACAATGCTAGCCAGGAAGAGTAGAATGTATTTCCCGGCGACGCTAGCCATGGCAGGCAGCCAGACGGTCATCTCGGTTAAAAACTTAAGGGCTGCGCTGTCACGACCGTGACTATACGCAGAAGCCAGTTCCAGCATGAAGAAGCACCCACCCACAATAGTGAGGGCAGTGGTCATAATAAATGCAAAATCAAAACCAGACACGGAAGTCCGGACTGTGGAGCGGCCATTTGCTTCCGCCAAGTGGGCAATCGGGAGAGCGGGACGAATCATAATAATTAATGTCGATTATAGTCTCCATACGATAAGTGCCAACTAAATATTTAGCAGGCTTAACATTTTTTTACTAAGATGTTCTTTAGAACACCTAAATGCATTTAGACTGCCTAAGTTAGCCTTGGAGACTCCCTTTCAGTCCAGCTACTTAGCCGCTCGTCTGGCCAGGAACTCTTCAGCCAGGGCATTATAAGCCTGGGCCCCGCGCCCTGCTGGCTCGTATTCAATGATGGACTTGCCATAGCTGGGGGCCTCACCCAATCTCACCGTGCGTGGGATGATGGTATTATAGATAACCTCAGCAAAGTAGTTTTTCACATCATTGACCACCTGGTTGGACAGATTGGCGCGCTGATCGTACATGGTCATCACGATACCTTCCAGAAGCAGGTTCGGATTCACCCCACAGTCGCGGATTTGCTGCACGACCTGAACGATGCTAGAGAGACCTTCCAGTCCGAAGTATTCGCACTGGATCGGGACCAGCATTTCATCCGCTGCTGCTAGGGCTGAGGTCATCAGCACGCCCAGGGAAGGGGGGCAGTCCAGGAAGGCGTAGTCGAAATGGTTGGAATGGCGCAGAATGTCCAGTACCTCCCGCAGGCGGGTCAGGTGATTGCCACGCTGGGCCAGTTCGATCTCGCAACCAGCCAGTTCCTGATGGCTGCGAATGATGGAAAGGTTGGGCAGCCGGGTGCTGCGGATGACGTCGTGCGGGTCACTGCCTTCCACGAGGGCGGAGTAAATGCTGCCGCCTTCTTCTTTAGCCAAGCCAAGGCCGCTGGTCGCGTTGCCCTGGGAGTCCAGGTCGATGAGCAGACAGCGCACACCTCGCTGCGCGAGACATGCAGACAGGTTGATAGCGGTGGTTGTTTTTCCCACTCCGCCCTTTTGATTGGTGATCGCGACTATCCGCATAAGTTGCCTTGACGGACGACATTGAACGGGAACCATGCCCCGCGCCAGAAAGAAATGGAATTCACGGAGAAATGGTTGGGAGAAATCGGTGGCTGGCAGGCCATGAAGGCCGCTCGCGGCCTCGTTGATGCCGGTCTTGTGGAACTGCAAACTGCAGAGGCCACCCTCGTGCGTGGCCTAGCAGGCAGCGGTAAAATGAAGTTTTCCTGCGGCCTGCGCATTAAAACCCGCAGTGATGTGGACAATCTCTGCACCTGTCCGGCAGCCCGTCGCGGCATGATTTGTGAGCATTCAATCGCCGTTGCCCTGATGCATATTAGTCCTGCGTCACGATCCGCCACTCCATCGCGGACGCGGGATGACCCACGAAAACCATCCCAAGCTCCGGCCCCGGCTCCTGTCGTAGCGCCTTCTCCAGCCAGCCGCCGTCCGCTGCGTGTCCCCGGCCGCTATACCCTTTTCCTGCCGGATACCCTCTTCCAGGGAATCGTCCGCGAACCCATCGGAGCCTATGCCAAGTTCGAGCCAGGAGGCGATGCGGAAGAATCTCTTTTGGCCGCTTGGTTGGCAGAGCAGGGGGTCAAAGGGCAAAGCGTCCCCATGTCCCTGAATGCCAAAGCTTTGGCCGAATTGCTGCCTTTGCTGGCGGGGCACCCGCGCATCATTGCTGGCAAGCCTTCCGGCGGCGGTACCCCTGTGGGAGTTGCGTCAGATCCTGTGCGCATGGCCCTTCTCGTCGAGGCAGAGGGTGACCAAGTAAAGCTCAGCCTGGAAGGTTCGAGTCAGGGGCCTTTATTCAAAAACCAGCCTGCTGGGTGGTGGACCTGCCGGGATACGGGCAGTCTTTTCCCGCTGCCTCCTATCCAAGGTGAAGTGGCCACTATCTTGGCCGGACTGCCTGCCCGCCGCCCTCTTCCCTGGCTGGTCGCCCAGCGGGATGCGCTGGCGGATGTCTTCCAGGTGGAGACGCGCGGCGCAGCTCTGGAGCGCTTCCATGTGGCCCCGGTGCCCTGCACTTTTATACTGAACCTGGATGGCTCCTTCCAGGCGGCGGATGTGACCCTTTCCGCTGAATACCAAAGCTTGCGCTGGAACATCACTTCCAAAGGTACCTCTGCTGCTACGGAGAAGCTCTTTCCCATTCAGGACCCTGCTGCCCCTGGCACTTTTTACGTTTCCAACAGACATGGAGAATCCCGCCTTTTGGCCCGTCTCCAATACCTGGGTTTCAAATCCGCAGGCCTGAAGCTGGGTACGGCGGATACCGAAGTTTTCCGGCTCAGTGGCCAGGATAACGTCATGCGTTTTTATGCCTCAGAGCTGCCCCGTCTCCGCCATGAATTGCGGATCGTGGAAGGGGAAAAATGGCGCGCCGCCACCCGCAGCGTGGGCCGCATCCAGCCTCAGGTTCGTCAAATCCCGGCGGATGGCAGCGGGAGTGCCGGTTCGGACTGGCTGGCCATGGAATTCGGATACGAGTCACCCGATGGTTTCCGCCTGCCGCGTGCGGAAGTCCTCCGTCTGGTCCGCTCCGGCCAGAGATCTGTTCAGGGGAAAAACGGCAAACGCTATTTGCTGGATCTCCAGGAAGTGGAGGAATTTGAAGATACCCTCAAAGACGTCCCTCTCCAGATCACCCCCGATGGTGCCCGCATTAGCGCCCTCCATGCGGATTATTTCCTGCCAGGTTCTGAGGCCTCCGCTCCCTTACCCGAAGAGAAAGACACCCTCAGCCTTTTGGGTGATCTGGGGGCACGCCTGCGCCCTTATCAACTTCTGGGTGTACGCTGGATGACCTCCCTCGCTCACGCCGGGCGGGGTGGTCTGCTGGGGGATGAAATGGGTCTCGGTAAGACCGTCCAGAGCATCGCACTGGTTGCTAGTTTGTTACTGAAACGCGAGAAACAGGTGAAACACGAACCTGTTCTCATCGTCTGCCCCAAGTCTCTTTGTGGGAACTGGCTGTCTGAGTTCCAGCGCTTCGCCCATCACCTTAAAGTCACCATTTCACAGGGCAATAAGCGCGACGAGGTGCTAAATCAGCTGCACGTTTTCGACGTGATAATTACCACGTATCAGTTAATAGTCAGGGACTCTGAAGTAATTAAGAAGCAAATGTGGAGCCTTATCCTTTTGGATGAAGCCAGCTACATCCGCAACCCTGATACGGACGCCGCCAAAGCCCTTCGGGGCCTCCGTGCCCACTCCCGTATTGCCCTCACCGGCACCCCGGTGGAGAACAGCACCCGCGACCTTTGGTCCATCTACCAGTTCCTTCTTCCCGGATACCTTGGCAGTCGGGAAAACTTCAAAGAGCGCTTCGACCAGCCCATCCAGACTGCCCTCGGCACCCCGGCAGGACAAGCAGCTAGCGAGCGCCTCAAGAAGCTCATTCGCCCCTACTTCCTCCGCCGCACCAAGCGCGAAGTCCTGCGTGACCTGCCGGACAAGATCGAGCAGGTCCTCTGGTGTGACCCCAGCCCCGCCCAGGGCGAGGTCTATCGTCGCCTGCTGGAAGAGGGCCGCGAGGAGATCAAGGCTGCCCGCAAGCGTTCCGGCCAGGGCGGGGCCAAGATGACGATGTTCACCGTCCTGCTGCGTCTGCGTCAGGCTTGTTGTGACCTGCGTCTGACTGGCCTTCAAAATGATACCATCGGCAAGCTCGACAGGGATGATCTGTCAGGTAAGTGGCCGATGCTCAAGCAGCGGCTGGAGTCCATCATTGATGGAGGTGGAAAGGTGCTCATCTTCAGTCAGTTCGTGCAATATTTACGCCTGGTGCGTGATTATTTAGGCGAGGAAAAGATCCCCTATGCCTACCTGGACGGCAGCAGTCAAGACCGCGATGCGCAGGTGAAAACCTTCCAGACGGACCCGGCTTGCCGTGTCTTCCTGATCAGCCTCAAAGCGGGTGGCTATGGGCTCAACTTGACGGCAGCAGACCATGTCATCCTGATGGATCCCTGGTGGAACCCGGCAGTCGAATCCCAGGCCATTGACCGTGCCCACCGTATCGGCCAGCAGCGCGTCGTCACCGCCTACCGCCTCGCCCTGAGGGGTACGGTGGAGGAGCGTATCCTGGCTCTCCAGGCCAAAAAGCGCGGCCTCGTCGAAGCCGCTATTGATGATCAGTCCCCCCTCATGGCGGGCCTTCTCGAAAGTGACCTCGAAGACCTCATTGCCGGGTAAGCACAGTATTCCTCACTCTCCGAGTGAGGGGCTTGGGTTCGGGTATTGATAGAACGGGCGGACTTTATTCTGGATCGCCTCACTCGGAGAGTGAGGATTATTGTACTGGTTTGCGAATGCTCCACTGCTTCTCGG
Coding sequences:
- a CDS encoding ParA family protein, whose protein sequence is MRIVAITNQKGGVGKTTTAINLSACLAQRGVRCLLIDLDSQGNATSGLGLAKEEGGSIYSALVEGSDPHDVIRSTRLPNLSIIRSHQELAGCEIELAQRGNHLTRLREVLDILRHSNHFDYAFLDCPPSLGVLMTSALAAADEMLVPIQCEYFGLEGLSSIVQVVQQIRDCGVNPNLLLEGIVMTMYDQRANLSNQVVNDVKNYFAEVIYNTIIPRTVRLGEAPSYGKSIIEYEPAGRGAQAYNALAEEFLARRAAK
- a CDS encoding DEAD/DEAH box helicase — translated: MEFTEKWLGEIGGWQAMKAARGLVDAGLVELQTAEATLVRGLAGSGKMKFSCGLRIKTRSDVDNLCTCPAARRGMICEHSIAVALMHISPASRSATPSRTRDDPRKPSQAPAPAPVVAPSPASRRPLRVPGRYTLFLPDTLFQGIVREPIGAYAKFEPGGDAEESLLAAWLAEQGVKGQSVPMSLNAKALAELLPLLAGHPRIIAGKPSGGGTPVGVASDPVRMALLVEAEGDQVKLSLEGSSQGPLFKNQPAGWWTCRDTGSLFPLPPIQGEVATILAGLPARRPLPWLVAQRDALADVFQVETRGAALERFHVAPVPCTFILNLDGSFQAADVTLSAEYQSLRWNITSKGTSAATEKLFPIQDPAAPGTFYVSNRHGESRLLARLQYLGFKSAGLKLGTADTEVFRLSGQDNVMRFYASELPRLRHELRIVEGEKWRAATRSVGRIQPQVRQIPADGSGSAGSDWLAMEFGYESPDGFRLPRAEVLRLVRSGQRSVQGKNGKRYLLDLQEVEEFEDTLKDVPLQITPDGARISALHADYFLPGSEASAPLPEEKDTLSLLGDLGARLRPYQLLGVRWMTSLAHAGRGGLLGDEMGLGKTVQSIALVASLLLKREKQVKHEPVLIVCPKSLCGNWLSEFQRFAHHLKVTISQGNKRDEVLNQLHVFDVIITTYQLIVRDSEVIKKQMWSLILLDEASYIRNPDTDAAKALRGLRAHSRIALTGTPVENSTRDLWSIYQFLLPGYLGSRENFKERFDQPIQTALGTPAGQAASERLKKLIRPYFLRRTKREVLRDLPDKIEQVLWCDPSPAQGEVYRRLLEEGREEIKAARKRSGQGGAKMTMFTVLLRLRQACCDLRLTGLQNDTIGKLDRDDLSGKWPMLKQRLESIIDGGGKVLIFSQFVQYLRLVRDYLGEEKIPYAYLDGSSQDRDAQVKTFQTDPACRVFLISLKAGGYGLNLTAADHVILMDPWWNPAVESQAIDRAHRIGQQRVVTAYRLALRGTVEERILALQAKKRGLVEAAIDDQSPLMAGLLESDLEDLIAG